GGATGCCCACCACGAAGCTGGGCAGCGAGTACCCCAGGACCACCAGGACGCGCAGCACCTGATCGATCAGCTTGTCCTTGTGCAGGGCGCTCAGGGTGCCGAGCCAGATGCTGAGCAGCAGGATCGGGATGGCGGTCACGATGGTCAGTTCCAGCGTGCGCGGCAGGCGCTCCTTGATGGTCGCCACCACATCCTGACTGCTGGCCTTCGAGTACCCCAGGTCGCCCTGCAGGGTCGAGGACAGCCAGCGGCCGTACTGGATGGGGAAGGGGTCGCGCAGGCCGCGCTGTTCGATGATCTGTTCGAGTCGGGCAGCCTGCTGCTCGCTGCGGATGTACGGCGCGGCGCGTTGCTCGGGCGTGAGCAGCTGCGTGATGCCGACGATCATCAGGGATAGGACGAGCATCACCACGGGAATCTGGATGAGTCGCCGCACGATGAAATTGAGCATGTGGGCCTCGGAGGGGAAAAGCCTCCGCGTCTGACCGCATTCGGTCAGCGGAGGGAGAGGGGCTGGAAGGGCTGGATCTGACAGGTTGTATGGACTGGAATGCAGGCCATCGTTCAGCCTAGACCAAAACAGACCCGGCGCGCAAAGTCAAGCGGGCTGATGTCCCGCTCAGTGGAACTGTGCGTCTGGGAGGGCGCGCAGGACCCGCCGCCCGGTCACCCGGCCTGGGCACAGGTCAGGACCACAACGGGGAGGGCGGGGCTTCCCTGTCAGGGGCCGCCCCGCCCTCGCTACGCCGCTGACGGCGCTGGGTTCCGGATTACTTCTTGCTCAGGTCCTTCCAGAGGGTGCCGGTGTAGCTGAAGGACGTCATGGGGTTGAAGTTGCCGGTGCTGACGCCCACCAGGTTGTCGCGCACGAAGGTGTAGCCGATGCCGGCGGGCATCAGGATGTAGGGGGCCTGCTCGTAGGCTTTCTTGCCGACGAGGCTGTACAGGCGGTTACGCTCGGCGGTGTTGACCGTGTTGCGGGCCTGCTCGAGCCACTTGTCGACCTGCGCGTCTTTGAAGTTGCTGCGGGGGGAGTAGTACCCGTTGCTGGAGTAGAAGGTGTACATGAAGTTGTCGGGGTCGGCGTAGTCAGGCGCCCAGCCGATCACGATCATAGCTTCCTTGCCGGTCTTGGAGTCGGCCAGCATCTCGCTCCAGGGCTTGGCCTGGATGTTGATCTTGAACTTGGGGTTCATGGCTTCGATGTTCTTCTTCAGGATTTCCATGGCCGTCTGCGCGGGCACGCTGCCGGCGCGGTAGTTGGCGGTCATGACGAAGCCGTTCTTCCAGAGCTGGCCGCCCCAGGCGCGCTTGAAGAACTGTTCGGCCTTGGCCTTGTCGTAGGAGTACGTGCCGACCTTGGCGTCATAGCCGGGGAAGGTGTCGGGCAGCAGCATGGTGCGCTGTTTGCCCTTGCCCTTCAGGACGTCGTCGATGTACTGCTTGTAGTTGAAGGCGTAGCTGAAGGCGCGGCGCACGTTGGCGTCCTTGAAGAAGGTCGCGGGGATGCCCTTGCCGTCCAGTTTGCCGCTGCCCAGCAGGCCGCTGCTCTTGATGTTCTGGTTCATGAAGAACGCGCTGGACACGGTGTTGGGCAGGTTGTCGATCCAGGCGACGCCGCTCTTGCCCTTGATCTGCTCTTCGTCCACGGCGCGGCCGCCACCCTCGATCAGGTCGGCGTCGCCGCGCAGGAAGGCCTGCTGGCGGGCGGCCAGTTCAGGCACTTTCTGGATGATGATGTTCTTGATGGCGGGTTTCTTGCCCCAGTAGCCGTCGAAGGCGCTGGCCAGGAAGGCGTTGGCGTCCTTGCGGACGAACTTGTACGCGCCGGTGCCGCTGGGCTGCTTGCTCAGGGCGCTGTTGGTCAGATCCTTGCCGACCCAGGTCTTCCAGTCGCTTTCCTTGCCGCTCCACTCGCCGAGCTTGATGGCGTGCTTGCTGTCGATGACGCTCTGGCCGGTGTAGGCCAGTTTCGCCAGGAAGGCGGGGTCGACGGCGGGCAGCGTGAAGACCAGCTGGCCGCTGTTGTTGCACTCGACGGCCTTGTCGATGCGGGCCCAGGTGATGGTCTTGTCGTCGTTGGCGTTGGCACCGGTGCCCAGGAGGCTCTCGGCGATGAACCAGTTGCCGGACTCGGCGCTGTTGGTCACGAGGTTACGCTCGAAGGAGTACTCGGCGTCGGCGCAGGTCATGGCGCCGCCGCTGTGGAACTTGACGTTCTTGCGCAGGTCGAAGGTGTAGGTCTTGCCGCCGTTGCTGATGGTCCACTTGGTGGACAGCAGGGGCTCGAGTTTGGTGAGGCTGGCGCCGCTGTAGGTCAGCAGGGTCTCGTAGAGGTTCTCGGTGATGGAGCCGGAGGCGGTGTCGTAGGTGACGCCGGGGTCCATGGTGGGGATGTCAGCGGACTCCTGGATGACCAGGGTGTCTTTGGGGGCGACCGCCAGGGCGGAGGTCAGGATGAGCAGGGTGCTGAGGGCAGCGATTTTCTTCATGTGGACTCCTGGATATGGTTCGACAGAGGACACGGGTAAAGCGTCTGCTCAACTCGTGCCGGTGCTGTCTGGGGGTTATCGCCGCGCATCATAACGCAGGGGGGCGGGGCGTGGTGTGAGGATGTCGCACTTCCCGTCCCGCCCTGCCGACTGCCCCGCCGACGGCACTGCCCCGCCGACTGCCCCGCCGACGGCACTGCCCCGCCGACTGCCCCGCCGACGGCACTGCCCTGCCGACGGCACTGCCCCGCCGACTGCCGGGGCGGTCGCCGGGCGGCCCGGGGGCGCGCGCATTGGGGCGTGGCATACTGCGCCGCGTGAAGAAGCGCATTCTGCTGCTGGCCGGCGGCCAGTCCGGTGAACACGAGGTCAGCCTCATGAGTGCCCGTAGTGTCCTCAGCGCCCTGCCCAGGGATCAGTTCGATGTGACACCCGTGGTGATCAGCAAGCAGGGGCGCTGGCTGCCGCCCACCGAGACGCAGCGCGCCCTGGAGAGCGGCGAGGCCGCGACCGGCGGGGATCTGGTGCTGCACCGCGTGGCGAGTGCCGAGGGCTACGACGCGGTGTTCCCGCTGCTGCACGGCCCGATGGGCGAGGACGGCACCGTGCAGGGCCTGCTGACCCTGGCGGGCATTCCGTTCGTGGGCAGCGGCGTGCTGGGTTCGTCGGTCAGCATGGACAAGGTCATGACCAAGCAGGTGCTGGCCTCGGCCGGGATCGCGCAGGTGGCGTGGCGGCTGGCGGTGCGCCGCGAGTGGCAGCAGGACCCGCAGGCGGTGCGGGACCGCGCGGCCGAACTGGGCTTCCCGCTGTTCGTGAAACCCGCGAACCTGGGGTCCAGCGTGGGCATCAGCAAGGTGGGCACGCCGGACGAACTGGACGGCGCGCTGAACTTGGCGTTCGGGCTGGACCGCCGCGTGATCCTGGAGGCCATGACCAGCCACAAACCCCGTGAGGTCGAGGTGGGCATCCTGGGAAACGACGCGCCCATTGCCAGTCCGGTCGGGGAGCTGCGTTTCGACGCCGAGTTCTACGATTACGAGACGAAGTACACCGAGGGCCGCGCGACCATGCACATCCCGGCGCCGCTGCCGGTGGAGGTGGCCGCGCGGGTGCAGGCGGCGGCGCTGACGGCCTTCCGGGCGCTGGACTGCGCCGGGCTGGCCCGCGTGGATTTCTTCTACGTCGAGGAGACGGGCGAGTTGCTGCTGAACGAGGTGAACACCATGCCGGGCTTCACGACGACCAGCATGTACCCGAAGCTGTTCGAGGCGGCGGGCCTGAGTTACAGCGAGCTGGTCACGCGACTGGTGGGGCTGGCCCTCGAGGAGCGCTGAACGCCGTCCGGGTGGGCTGCGCCCGCTCGGGAGCCGGGCGTGGGACGTTTGTACCTTATTAATCCGACCTGCTTACTTAGGATTACGGACATGAAGCGTACCCTGCTCGCCGTCACCGCCCTGCTGCTCGCCGGCACCAGCCTCGCGCAGACCAAGACCCTGACCGTCTACTCCGGCCGCGCCAAGACCTTCGTCGACCCGGTCGTGCAGCAGTTCGAACGTCAGACCGGCATCAAGGTCAACGTCCGCTACGGCACCGACGCCCAGCTGGTCGCCGCGATCCGCGAGGAAGGCAGCAAGAGCCCCGCCGACGTCTTCTGGGGCAACTCCATGGGCGCCCTGGGCGAACTGGCCGAGGAAGGCCGCTTCACGAAACTCGGCACTGCCCTGACCCGCAACGTCAGCAGCGACTACCTGCCCGAGAACCGCTCCTGGCTGCCCACCACCGTGCGCTTCCGCACCCTGGCGTACAACACCGGCAAGATCAAGCCCGAATCCCTGCCCGACTCCATCCTGGACCTGCCCAAGATGACCAGCCTCAAGGGCCGCATCGGCTGGACCGTCAGCTACCCCAGCTTCCAGGACTTCCTGGGCGCCATGATCAGCAAGTACGGCGAGGCCACCACCCGCCAGTGGCTCGAGGGCATGAAGGCCCTGCAGCCCAAGGACTACAAGACCAGCAACGTGGGCATGCTCGAAGCCATGCGCGCCGGCGAGATCGACGTGGCGCTCACCAACCACTACTACATCCAGCGCGTGAACCGCCTGAGCTACCCCATCGACACGTACTTCTTCAAGAACGGCGACATCGGCAACCTGGGCAACGCCACGGGCGCCGCCATCCTGAAGACCACCAAGAACAGCGCCAGCGCCGCCCGCTTCCTGAGCGCCCTGGTCGCCAAGGACGCCCAGACCTTCTTCCTGAGCGTGAACTTCGAGTACCCGGTCATCGGGAACATCCTGCAGCCCACCACCATGCTGCCCTACAGCGACGTGGTCAAGCGCAGCCCCCGCATCGACCCCACCGTGCTGCCCAA
The DNA window shown above is from Deinococcus sp. LM3 and carries:
- a CDS encoding ABC transporter substrate-binding protein, with amino-acid sequence MKKIAALSTLLILTSALAVAPKDTLVIQESADIPTMDPGVTYDTASGSITENLYETLLTYSGASLTKLEPLLSTKWTISNGGKTYTFDLRKNVKFHSGGAMTCADAEYSFERNLVTNSAESGNWFIAESLLGTGANANDDKTITWARIDKAVECNNSGQLVFTLPAVDPAFLAKLAYTGQSVIDSKHAIKLGEWSGKESDWKTWVGKDLTNSALSKQPSGTGAYKFVRKDANAFLASAFDGYWGKKPAIKNIIIQKVPELAARQQAFLRGDADLIEGGGRAVDEEQIKGKSGVAWIDNLPNTVSSAFFMNQNIKSSGLLGSGKLDGKGIPATFFKDANVRRAFSYAFNYKQYIDDVLKGKGKQRTMLLPDTFPGYDAKVGTYSYDKAKAEQFFKRAWGGQLWKNGFVMTANYRAGSVPAQTAMEILKKNIEAMNPKFKINIQAKPWSEMLADSKTGKEAMIVIGWAPDYADPDNFMYTFYSSNGYYSPRSNFKDAQVDKWLEQARNTVNTAERNRLYSLVGKKAYEQAPYILMPAGIGYTFVRDNLVGVSTGNFNPMTSFSYTGTLWKDLSKK
- a CDS encoding D-alanine--D-alanine ligase family protein — encoded protein: MKKRILLLAGGQSGEHEVSLMSARSVLSALPRDQFDVTPVVISKQGRWLPPTETQRALESGEAATGGDLVLHRVASAEGYDAVFPLLHGPMGEDGTVQGLLTLAGIPFVGSGVLGSSVSMDKVMTKQVLASAGIAQVAWRLAVRREWQQDPQAVRDRAAELGFPLFVKPANLGSSVGISKVGTPDELDGALNLAFGLDRRVILEAMTSHKPREVEVGILGNDAPIASPVGELRFDAEFYDYETKYTEGRATMHIPAPLPVEVAARVQAAALTAFRALDCAGLARVDFFYVEETGELLLNEVNTMPGFTTTSMYPKLFEAAGLSYSELVTRLVGLALEER
- a CDS encoding extracellular solute-binding protein, whose protein sequence is MKRTLLAVTALLLAGTSLAQTKTLTVYSGRAKTFVDPVVQQFERQTGIKVNVRYGTDAQLVAAIREEGSKSPADVFWGNSMGALGELAEEGRFTKLGTALTRNVSSDYLPENRSWLPTTVRFRTLAYNTGKIKPESLPDSILDLPKMTSLKGRIGWTVSYPSFQDFLGAMISKYGEATTRQWLEGMKALQPKDYKTSNVGMLEAMRAGEIDVALTNHYYIQRVNRLSYPIDTYFFKNGDIGNLGNATGAAILKTTKNSASAARFLSALVAKDAQTFFLSVNFEYPVIGNILQPTTMLPYSDVVKRSPRIDPTVLPKNIDKAQKLLRDAGLL